The segment GTCAATGGAGCGTTGGCCTGTGCAATGTTGTAAGTATCTTCTTCTTCTGCAGTCAAATACTTCACATCACTTGACATATTAACTACGCCATTTTCTACCTCTCTATAAGGAGTCTCTATGAATCCCATGCTGTTTACTTTCGCATGCACACATAGAGAAGAAATCAAACCAATGTTGGGTCCCTCAGGTGTCTCAATCGTACAAAGTCTACCGTAGTGAGTGTAGTGAACGTCACGAACCTCAAAACCTGCTCTTTCTCTAGAAAGACCTCCAGGTCCGAGTGCAGACATTCTTCTTTTGTGTGTCACCTCTGCCAATGGATTCGTTTGATCCATAAACTGTGACAACTGGTTGGTTCCAAAGAATGAGTTGATTACAGATGACAAAGTCCTTGCATTGATCAAATCAATTGGCTTGAACTCTTCATTGTCTCTGACATTCATTCTTTCTTTGATAGTTCTTGCCATTCTAGACAATCCCACGCCAAACTGAGCGTAAAGCTGCTCACCGACAGTTCTTACACGTCTGTTGCTCAAGTGATCAATATCATCAACTACAGCCTTAGAGTTGATCAAACCAATCAAATATTTTACAATCAAGATAATATCAACTTTCGTCAATACTCTTGAGTCGTTACTTAAATCGAGTTGAAGTTTTCGGTTGATTCTATATCTACCTACCTCACCCAAATCATATCTCTTGTCACTAAAGAACAAGTTGTTGATGATATCTCTAGCAGTCTGCTCATCAGGTGCCTCAGTATTTCTCAACTGACGGTAGATTTGCTCTACGGCTTCCTTCTCAGAGTTAGAGTTATCTTTTTGTAGTGTATTGTAGATGATAGAGTAGTCCGTAATGTTTACATCCTTCTTGTGTAGGATAATAGACTTTGAACCAGAGTCCAAGATAGTCTCCACATCCTCCTCTTCGATAACAGAATCTCTTTCAAGAACTACTTCATTTCGATCGATCGATACTACTTCACCAGTATCCTCATCCACGAAATCTTCAGTCCAAGTTCTCAAGACTCTTGCCGCCAATTTTCTACCTACTACTTTGGCTAGATCTTTCTTGTTAGCTTCTACCTCTTCAGATAGGCCAAACAAATCAAGTATATCTTTATCAGATCCATAACCAATTGATCTCAACAATGTGGTTACGGGGAATTTTTTCTTTCTATCGATGTAAGCATACATGACGTTGTTTACATCGGTAGCAAATTCTATCCAAGAACCTTTAAAAGGAATGATTCTCGCAGAATAAAGCTTGGTACCATTGGTATGCTTACTTTGAGCAAAGAACACACCAGGCGATCTGTGAAGTTGGGATACAATCACACGCTCAGCACCATTGATAACAAACGAACCTTTGGCAGTCATATAAGGTATGTTGCCTAAGAAAACTTCCTGCTCGATCGTTTCGAAATCATCATTGTCATCGTCATTGCATGACAATCTCAACTTTGCTTTCAACGGAACAGAATAAGTCAACCCCCTGTCAATTGATTCATCCACATTGTACTTTGGAGGATCGACCAAATAGTCGATAAACTCAAGCACAAAATTCTCTCTAGAATCAGATATTGGGAAGTTTTCTGAAAACACTTTAAACAATCCTTCCTGAACTCTTTTTTCAGCTGGGGTTTCCAACTGGAAAAAATCTTCAAAAGATTGTAATTGAACCTTCAAAAAATCTGGGTAATCGATTACCGACTTTATTGAAGAGAAACTAATTCTTTCAGATTTATTTTTACTAGCCAAGGCCGTATAATTTTATGTTACAACAAATATGGAAATGTTTCTGTGCAAGCAGAAACAGGAAAAGACCTGATCCCAATTGTGGTCGGGACCAGGTCTAAATATTTAGACGTTTTTAAATAAAAACTGTCAAATCTTACTTGAGCTCTACTTCAGCTCCAGCCTCTTCTAGTTGCTTCTTCAACCCTTCAGCTTCATCCTTAGCTACGCCTTCTTTGACTGGCTTAGGAGCACCATCCACTAATTCCTTAGCTTCTTTCAATCCTAGACCTGTCAATTCTTTTACCAATTTAACGATAGCCAATTTAGCTCCTCCTGGTGATTTCAAGATTACGTCGAAAGTGCTTTTTTCTTCAGCACCACCTTCTTCTCCTCCAGCAGCACCAGCTACCATAACAGGAGCAGCAGCAGCAGCTGGCTCAATTCCGTACTCATCTTTCAATATAGTAGCTAATTCATTTACTTCCTTAACAGTAAGGTTAACCAACTGTTCAGCGAATTCTTTTAAATCTGCCATTTTCTTAAATAATTAAATTTTTATGATTTGAAACCTAAATTAACGTTCAGACAATGTTTTAAGCAACCCAGAAAGTGTCTGACCTCCACTCTGAAGTGAAGAAATAACATTCTTGGCTGGAGATTGTAACAACCCAACAATTTCACCAATAAGCTCATTTTTAGATTTGAGCTCGGCAAGCGTATTGAGGTGCTGCTCTCCTATAAAGAGATCGTATTCGATGGAAGCCCCTTTAAGTTTAAGCTTGTCTACTTTGTCTTCTTTTACAAATTTTTTGATAAGCTTAGCAGGTGCGTTTGCTGAATCTTGTCCAGTAAACATAACGCCTGAAAAACCCGTCAAAACTTCATCATTCAATGAAGAGAAATCAGCATCTACTGTTTCCAATGCTTTCTTAATCAAGGTATTCTTGATTACCCTGTATTCTATGCCACTTTCAAAGCATTTTCTTCTCAACTTATTAACCTGTGCTACGGTCATTCCTGCAGCACTGGTGAAGTAGAAATTTCCACTTGCCTTAAACTTGTCAGAAAGTTCTGCTATGATTTTAGCTTTTTCTTCTCTTGTCATCTTAGTTCTTTTTAAATCTTACCCTGAATGGGTTTGAAATAGTTAAAGCTAATTTTACAATCCAGTGATAGATCCCTTATCAACAGTGATACCTGGGCTCATGGTACTAGAAAGGCTAATTCCTTTCATGTAAGTACCTTTTGCACTTGCAGGCTTCAATTTTGACACGGTGTGAATCAATTCCAAAGCATTTTCTTTGATCATCTGAGGAGTGAAAGAAACCTTTCCAATACCTGCATGGATGATACCAAACTTATCTACTTTGAAGTCGATCTTACCAGATTTAACTTCTTTTACTGCTTTCGCCACATCAAGAGTAACTGTTCCAGATTTTGGGTTTGGCATCAAACCTCTTGGTCCCAATACTCTACCGATACGACCTACTTTGGCCATCACTGTAGGCATGGTAATGATTACATCAATATCCGTCCAACCGCCTTCGATTTTCTTGATATAGTCATCTAATCCGACGTGGTCTGCACCAGCATCCTTAGCTTCCTGCTCTTTGTCAGGTGTGCAAAGCACCAATACTCTTACGTCTTTACCAGTTCCATGAGGAAGCGCCACTACGCCTCTTACCATCTGGTCTGCCTTTCTTGGATCAACTCCTAGCCTAATGTCCACATCAACTGATGCATCGAACTTAGTTGTAGTAATTTCCTTCACTAGCTTAGCCGCTTCTTCAATGCCGTAGCTTTGAGTCTTGTCGTACTTTTCTGCAGCTAGTTTTTGATTTTTCGTCAATTTTGCCATTTTAATTTTAAATTAATTGGCCCAAGGGGCTTGTCCACTTACTTTGATTCCCATACTTCTAGCTGTACCTGCTACCAACTTCATTGCAGACTCTATTGTAAATGCATTCAAATCAGGCATTTTAGTTTCTGCAATTTCTTTGATTTGATCCCAAGAAACAGATCCTACTTTATCTCTATTAGATTCTGAAGAACCTTTTTTGATATTGGCAGCATTCAATAATAATACTGCGGCAGGAGATGTCTTGATTACAAAATCAAAAGATTTGTCAGTGTAGATAGTAATTAGAACAGGGAGTACCTGACCCGCTTTTTCCTGGGTTCTAGCATTAAATTGCTTACAGAAGTCCATGATATTAAGACCCTTACTACCCAACGCTGGTCCTACTGGAGGAGACGGATTGGCAGCACCACCCTTAATCTGTAACTTTAAGTAACCACTAATTTCCTTAGCCATTTCTACTCTGTTTTTTCTACTTGAATATAATTCAGTTCTACAGGCGTATTACGTCCAAAAATCTTAACCATAACATTAAGCTTTTTACGCTCTTCGAAGACTTCTTCGACACTACCTGTAAATCCATTAAATGGACCGTCCATTACTTTAACTGTCTCACCTACAATAAATGGCGTATCAAGCTGTTCTTCTTGCTCTTCTGCTTCATCTACTTTACCCAAAATTCGGTTTACCTCATTTTGACGTAGGGCTACAGGAGTCTTAGATGGTCCTCCATCATTGGCTCCTAAAAATCCTATTACACCTGGAATATTGGTGATGGTGTGTTGTACTTCACCATGATTGATGTCAGCAGAAATAAGAATATATCCTGGAAAGAAGTTTCTTTCACGGACTCTCTTTTTCCCATTTCTCATTTCATACACCTTTTCTGCAGGTATCATGACTTGAGGAATGAATTCCTCCAGACCCATTCTGGTAATTTCAGTTTCAAGATAAGACTTTACTTTCTTCTCCTGCCCACTGACAGCACGAACGACGTACCATTTTAATTCACTCATTATATCTAGGGCTTTAGGCTTTTATAGATTATGATAATACCAGTCTAATAAGTTCTCAAAGCTGAGATCTATCAAACCTATGAACAACGCAAAGATCAGGGAAGCGACTAGAACTAATACTGAACTACTCTGTAATTCTGAATATTTGGACCATGTAACCTTGTGGACCATCTCATCATACGACTCCTTAAAAAAATTAATCAGTTTCGTCATAGTACAAACCTTTGGTGTTAAACATTGCACGGGTGGAGAGACTCGAACTCCCAACCAATGGTTTTGGAGACCACTACTCTGCCAATTGAGCTACACCCGTGTATTCAGTTCCTTTAAAAAGGACTGCAAAATTAGGTAAAATAATTTGTATAAACAAATGCGCTTCATCGTAAAATGAAGCGCATTGTTATTATTTTATACGTTTTAGACCTTAGTCTAAGATTTCAGTTACTTGTCCTGATCCAACAGTTCTACCGCCTTCTCTGATCGCAAATCTCAATCCTTTTTCCATTGCGATTTTGTTGATCAAAGTAACTTCGATAGTCACGTTATCACCTGGCATAACCATTTCTACTCCTTCTGGAAGCATGATTTCACCTGTAACGTCAGTTGTTCTTACGTAAAACTGTGGTCTGTATTTGTTAAAGAAAGGAGTGTGTCTTCCACCTTCTTCTTTTGACAATACGTAGATTTCAGCTTTGAACTTAGCATGAGGATTAACTGATTTTGGCTTACAGATAATCATTCCTCTCTTGATTTGAGATTTTTCAATACCTCTTAGCAAAAGACCAACGTTATCACCAGCTTCACCTCTGTCCAATATTTTTCTAAACATTTCAACTCCAGTAACTGTAGATGTCATGTTTTCTGCACCCATACCGATGATATCGACAGCATCACCTGTGTTGGTAACACCTCTTTCGATTCTACCAGTTGCAACAGTACCTCTACCTGTGATAGAGAATACGTCCTCTACTGGCATTAAGAAGTCTTTGTCAACTGCTCTTTCTGGTAATGGAATGAAGTTATCAACTGCATCCATCAACTCTTCTACTTTAGCAACCCACTCAGGCTCGCCATTCAAAGCTCCAAGAGCAGAACCAGCAATTACAGGAATATCATCACCTGGGAAGTCATAAGCTGAAAGCAATTCTCTTACTTCCATCTCAACTAGCTCAAGCAATTCTGGATCGTCAACCAAATCCACTTTGTTCATGAACACAACCAAAGCTGGAACACCAACCTGACGAGAAAGCAAGATGTGCTCTCTAGTTTGTGGCATTGGTCCATCAGTAGCAGCAACCACGATAATAGCACCATCCATTTGAGCCGCACCAGTAATCATGTTTTTCACATAATCGGCGTGACCTGGACAATCCACGTGAGCATAGTGTCTTGTTGCAGTTTGATATTCGATGTGAGAAGTATTGATAGTAATACCTCTTTCTTTTTCTTCTGGAGCGTTATCAATAGAAGAAAAATCTTTTATCTGCGCTAGACCCTTCGATGCAAGAACTGAAGAGATCGCAGCAGTCAAAGTTGTCTTTCCGTGATCCACGTGACCAATTGTACCAATATTCACGTGTGGTTTCGAACGGTCAAAGGTTTCTTTAGCCATGTCTGAAAATTCCTATTTTAGTTAAAATTCTATTTAAATATAAAAATGCTACAACACTACGTGCAGCAACAAATTATCGCCAATCAATACCCTTCCTTCTACAAAAGGATCACTCAGACTATCAAGAGCCAATGACGGGATTTGAACCCGTGACCTCTTCCTTACCAAGGAAGCACTCTACCCCTGAGCTACATCGGCTGATTCAATAAATGAGCGGGAGACGAGGCTCGAACCCGCGACCTACAGCTTGGAAGGCTGTCGCTCTACCAACTGAGCTACTCCCGCTTATTACCTTTCTTCTCATGTATCCAACATGAGAAGGCCAATGGTGGGGGGAACAGGATTCGAACCTGTGAAGACATAAGTCAACGGAGTTACAGTCCGTCCCAGTTGGCCGCTTTGGTATCCCCCCTTTTGGTCATAAAATATAAGAACCATTCCCTTCAAGACTCAAAAGCATTACTCTCTCGTTTTTTAGGAAGTGCAAAATTATATGCTTTTGATTCTTATTCAAATTTTTGCAAAACTATTTTCGGTGGTTTTAAAACTTTTTCTGCTTTGCATTTTAAATCGCATTTAAACAGTGATTTTTGACACTTATTGCACATGGTATTTTCCAAAAAAATCATTTCAACATTTCATGAAAACAAAAAACAACATCCCCTCCCAACTCATTGCACTGATCCTAGCCATGACACTATTCAGTCAATGTAACTCTCACAAAGCTAACGAACCAATGAACACAGTAATCAAAGACAATCACTCCTATGCCAATCCATCAGAATCCATAGTTACCCACCTTGATTGGACAGCTGAGCTCGATTTTGAAAAACACATTATAGCTGCAACTGCTAAACTGACGTTAGACAATACGCCTCAGGTTAAACATGTCATCCTAGACACCAAAGGGTTGAACATTGTGGAAATTAAAAATCAAGATGGTGAAACACTAAACTATGAATTGAAGCCTGAAGACCCAATACTCGGTAGTGCCTTACTTATTGAGATAGATCCAGAGACGACAGAGGTGTCGATCACCTATCAAACCACACCCGAAGCGGAAGCCTTGCAGTGGCTCACTCCAGAGCAAACTCAAGGTAAGGTCAAGCCATTTTTGTTCTCTCAGTCTCAGGCCATCCTCGCTCGATCATGGATCCCCATACAAGACTCTCCAGGGATTCGTTTTACCTACACTGCTGAAGTAACCGTCCCCAGGGATTTATTACCTCTGATGAGTGCTTCTAATCCCGTGGAGAAAAACACTACTGGTACTTATCATTTTGAGATGAAGCAACCGATACCTGCTTATCTCATGGCGTTGACAGTTGGAGATATTGATTTTCTGCCCTTGGGTCAACGCAGTGGAGTCTATGCGGAACCCTCTATGCTAGAAAAATCAGCCGATGAATTTGAAGGGTTGGAAAATATGATTGCTGCTGCGGAAGAATTGTATGGTGCCTATCGCTGGGATCGATACGACATCATCGTGCTGCCTCCTAGTTTCCCATTCGGAGGGATGGAAAATCCAAGGTTGACTTTTGCTACACCGACGATCATCGCAGGGGACAAGTCGCTGATCTCTCTGGTGGCTCACGAACTCGCCCACTCTTGGTCTGGCAACCTGGTCACCAATGCTACATGGGATGACTTCTGGCTCAATGAGGGATTTACCGTCTACTTCGAAAACAGGATCATGGAGTCCCTCTATGGCAGAGAGTATTCCGAAATGCTCGCCATGCTTTCGCTACAAGACCTAAAGGCGGAAATCATAGAAATCTCCGCGACAAATCCTGCCGACACGCATCTCAAACTAAATCTGGATGGAAGAAACCCTGATGATGGTCTGACCGCCATCGCCTATGACAAAGGTTATTTCTTCCTAAGACTCATAGAAGAAACAGTTGGGAGAGAAAAGTGGGATGCTTTTGTCAAAAACTACTTCAACACCAATGCTTTCAAGGTAATGACCACCGAAGAGTTTGTCGAAATCTTGCAAAGGGATTTAATTGATGAGAATACGGTTGGGTTGGACAGCACCTTCTATCAGCAATGGATCTATGGGCCTGAACTGCCAGCCAATTGCCCTCAGCCTGTCTCTAACAAGTTTGACAATGTAGAAAAAGCACTGTCCAACTGGCAAGAGAACCATGATACTGTAACCCTTGATTCTAGCTATGGAAGTAGCCAATGGAGCACCCACGAATGGTTGCATTTCATCCGTCTGCTCCCAGAAAACTACGGGATCGAAGAAATGACCCTGCTGGATGATGCCTTCGATTTCACAAACAGTGGTAACAGCGAGATATTTGCGCTTTGGGCCGTCCAAATCATTTCGAATCAATATGAAGCAGGATATCCCAACTTAGAAAAGTTCCTAGTGCATACCGGCAGAAGGAAATTCCTCACCCCGCTCTACAAAGAGCTCATCAAAACTGAAGAAGGTACGGAGATGGCTCGAGCAATCTACCAGAAAGCACGCCCCAACTACCACTCTGTAGCATACAACTCCATCGATGCATTACTAAAATAAGACTATCAAACGGTACGAATGAGGACGATTCGTACCGTTTGTATTAACCCAACTGCTTGTTTCTTATTGATAATAATTTGGTAATCACTAATTCTTAAAATATGGCTAGATTTTTGATCAATTCCCATCTTGATTTTGATCGGCCTAATCCTGCTAGCAAATTATAGGAAATCAATATTTTATGAAAACAATCTTATGCGCCATCCTGATCGGTATGGTGAGCACTTCTTGTTCTAATCTCACTGAACCCAAACAGTCCATACAAATTGCCTTCATGGCTGACGTGCACCTACATGATGTCTATGCAAAGTTTGACAATACAGATTATCAAGGGATTTTGAATCCCAAAAACAATCAACACGCCACCATCCGCACGATGGCGTCTCAATTGCACTCTACGAGGATATTCAACGAAAACTATTTTGCCTTTGTGGCGGCACTGGATGATGTGGTCGGGAGAGGAATCAAGTATGTCGTGATGCCAGGGGACTTCAGCGATGATGGACAGCCTATGAATATCCTTGCGCTGCAAAGCATCCTCCAGCAATACTCCAGCGAACATGGGATCACCTTCCTCCTAGCGACGGGGAACCATGATCCCGTCAGACCTTTTGACATGCCAGCTGGCAAAACGGATTTCCTCGGGATCGGTGGCCGGGAACAAGTGATCATGAGTCAAACAGGACTATACGAAGCTAGATCTGTAGAAGAACTGCCTACTGTCATCACTCCTAGCGTCCAAAAGTCTGGCTATGAATCGATCATCCATAGCCTTTCAGATTTTGGGTTTTATCCCAAAAAACAAGACCTCTACTGGTCGACTCCCTTTGCTAGCTATGACTATGATGATTACGACTTTGATCTGGCACAGGAAGAGGCTCAACTCTCCCGACGAACCTTCCAAATCGGTGAGAAAGGTTTTGTCGTCCCAGACGTGAGTTACGTGACCGAACCAATCAAGGGCGTATGGTTCCTGTCAATAGATGGCAATGTGTACATCCCCAAAGAATCGGCACATGACAATTATTTGGATCCCAACAACTATGGTGACGCGAGTATCGGTTACAACGAAGTATTGACACACAAACAACATCTGATCGAGTGGGTGAAGAAGGTCAGTGATGAAGCCAAGAAACACAACAAGGTACTGATCCCGTTTAGTCACTTCCCCATGATCGACTTCAATGATGACGCGACTGCTGACATCAGGAACTTGTTTGGCGCGGACAAAATGCAACTCCACAGAGTCCCGCAAGAAGATGTGGCTATGATATTTGCGGATGCAGGATTGAAAGTCCACTTCGGTGGGCACATGCATATCAACGATACGGGAAAACGGAAAACATCGCAGGGCAACTCATTGATCAATGTGCAGGTGCCTTCTCTGGCGGCATACATCCCAGCCTACAAAATCGCGACGATCCAAGAAGATGCTTTGGAAATCGAAACTGTGCCGCTGCACGATGTCCCTCGCTACAATGAGCTATTTGAGCTCTACCGAATGGAGCATGATTACTTGACCAGTCAAAACGATCCCAATATCTGGAACAAGGAAATCTTGAAAGCCAAAAACTACCACGACTACACGCAGTGGCACCTCAAGGAACTGATTCGATTTCGCTTCCTAGAGGACTGGCCTGTGCAGCTCAAGCAGCAGCTGCTAGCACTGCGAGGAAGTGATTTGTTGTTTGCGTCACAGCAGGGAGACCCAAGGGAGTTTTCGCAAACGCTGGTCTCCAAAAACTACTCTGACGAATCCATAGAGCTGTCTATCCAAGTGGCGGCTGGCATAGGGATGACGAT is part of the Reichenbachiella agarivorans genome and harbors:
- the rplL gene encoding 50S ribosomal protein L7/L12, with the translated sequence MADLKEFAEQLVNLTVKEVNELATILKDEYGIEPAAAAAPVMVAGAAGGEEGGAEEKSTFDVILKSPGGAKLAIVKLVKELTGLGLKEAKELVDGAPKPVKEGVAKDEAEGLKKQLEEAGAEVELK
- the rplJ gene encoding 50S ribosomal protein L10, whose translation is MTREEKAKIIAELSDKFKASGNFYFTSAAGMTVAQVNKLRRKCFESGIEYRVIKNTLIKKALETVDADFSSLNDEVLTGFSGVMFTGQDSANAPAKLIKKFVKEDKVDKLKLKGASIEYDLFIGEQHLNTLAELKSKNELIGEIVGLLQSPAKNVISSLQSGGQTLSGLLKTLSER
- the rplA gene encoding 50S ribosomal protein L1, giving the protein MAKLTKNQKLAAEKYDKTQSYGIEEAAKLVKEITTTKFDASVDVDIRLGVDPRKADQMVRGVVALPHGTGKDVRVLVLCTPDKEQEAKDAGADHVGLDDYIKKIEGGWTDIDVIITMPTVMAKVGRIGRVLGPRGLMPNPKSGTVTLDVAKAVKEVKSGKIDFKVDKFGIIHAGIGKVSFTPQMIKENALELIHTVSKLKPASAKGTYMKGISLSSTMSPGITVDKGSITGL
- the rplK gene encoding 50S ribosomal protein L11, which encodes MAKEISGYLKLQIKGGAANPSPPVGPALGSKGLNIMDFCKQFNARTQEKAGQVLPVLITIYTDKSFDFVIKTSPAAVLLLNAANIKKGSSESNRDKVGSVSWDQIKEIAETKMPDLNAFTIESAMKLVAGTARSMGIKVSGQAPWAN
- the nusG gene encoding transcription termination/antitermination protein NusG produces the protein MSELKWYVVRAVSGQEKKVKSYLETEITRMGLEEFIPQVMIPAEKVYEMRNGKKRVRERNFFPGYILISADINHGEVQHTITNIPGVIGFLGANDGGPSKTPVALRQNEVNRILGKVDEAEEQEEQLDTPFIVGETVKVMDGPFNGFTGSVEEVFEERKKLNVMVKIFGRNTPVELNYIQVEKTE
- the secE gene encoding preprotein translocase subunit SecE, with protein sequence MTKLINFFKESYDEMVHKVTWSKYSELQSSSVLVLVASLIFALFIGLIDLSFENLLDWYYHNL
- the tuf gene encoding elongation factor Tu; protein product: MAKETFDRSKPHVNIGTIGHVDHGKTTLTAAISSVLASKGLAQIKDFSSIDNAPEEKERGITINTSHIEYQTATRHYAHVDCPGHADYVKNMITGAAQMDGAIIVVAATDGPMPQTREHILLSRQVGVPALVVFMNKVDLVDDPELLELVEMEVRELLSAYDFPGDDIPVIAGSALGALNGEPEWVAKVEELMDAVDNFIPLPERAVDKDFLMPVEDVFSITGRGTVATGRIERGVTNTGDAVDIIGMGAENMTSTVTGVEMFRKILDRGEAGDNVGLLLRGIEKSQIKRGMIICKPKSVNPHAKFKAEIYVLSKEEGGRHTPFFNKYRPQFYVRTTDVTGEIMLPEGVEMVMPGDNVTIEVTLINKIAMEKGLRFAIREGGRTVGSGQVTEILD
- a CDS encoding M1 family metallopeptidase — encoded protein: MKTKNNIPSQLIALILAMTLFSQCNSHKANEPMNTVIKDNHSYANPSESIVTHLDWTAELDFEKHIIAATAKLTLDNTPQVKHVILDTKGLNIVEIKNQDGETLNYELKPEDPILGSALLIEIDPETTEVSITYQTTPEAEALQWLTPEQTQGKVKPFLFSQSQAILARSWIPIQDSPGIRFTYTAEVTVPRDLLPLMSASNPVEKNTTGTYHFEMKQPIPAYLMALTVGDIDFLPLGQRSGVYAEPSMLEKSADEFEGLENMIAAAEELYGAYRWDRYDIIVLPPSFPFGGMENPRLTFATPTIIAGDKSLISLVAHELAHSWSGNLVTNATWDDFWLNEGFTVYFENRIMESLYGREYSEMLAMLSLQDLKAEIIEISATNPADTHLKLNLDGRNPDDGLTAIAYDKGYFFLRLIEETVGREKWDAFVKNYFNTNAFKVMTTEEFVEILQRDLIDENTVGLDSTFYQQWIYGPELPANCPQPVSNKFDNVEKALSNWQENHDTVTLDSSYGSSQWSTHEWLHFIRLLPENYGIEEMTLLDDAFDFTNSGNSEIFALWAVQIISNQYEAGYPNLEKFLVHTGRRKFLTPLYKELIKTEEGTEMARAIYQKARPNYHSVAYNSIDALLK
- a CDS encoding metallophosphoesterase family protein; this encodes MKTILCAILIGMVSTSCSNLTEPKQSIQIAFMADVHLHDVYAKFDNTDYQGILNPKNNQHATIRTMASQLHSTRIFNENYFAFVAALDDVVGRGIKYVVMPGDFSDDGQPMNILALQSILQQYSSEHGITFLLATGNHDPVRPFDMPAGKTDFLGIGGREQVIMSQTGLYEARSVEELPTVITPSVQKSGYESIIHSLSDFGFYPKKQDLYWSTPFASYDYDDYDFDLAQEEAQLSRRTFQIGEKGFVVPDVSYVTEPIKGVWFLSIDGNVYIPKESAHDNYLDPNNYGDASIGYNEVLTHKQHLIEWVKKVSDEAKKHNKVLIPFSHFPMIDFNDDATADIRNLFGADKMQLHRVPQEDVAMIFADAGLKVHFGGHMHINDTGKRKTSQGNSLINVQVPSLAAYIPAYKIATIQEDALEIETVPLHDVPRYNELFELYRMEHDYLTSQNDPNIWNKEILKAKNYHDYTQWHLKELIRFRFLEDWPVQLKQQLLALRGSDLLFASQQGDPREFSQTLVSKNYSDESIELSIQVAAGIGMTIQDFEAWTGYDLILDFYRLHSADELGFADIGAKRLKQYEFLLSVMPTDATDPLQRQIYQTFHIIDLFAHGAPADHFMIDMKDGNVTRITE